In Onychostoma macrolepis isolate SWU-2019 chromosome 04, ASM1243209v1, whole genome shotgun sequence, one DNA window encodes the following:
- the LOC131538966 gene encoding gastrula zinc finger protein XlCGF57.1-like — protein MVFIKEESEEMRIEETFRVKQEDTEEQTDLMALKEEEEVLNEIEEEDQYEDLQKKGTRGYFACFSQQENFKVHMRIHTGKTPYTCSQCGKSFTLNIGLKRHMRIHTGEKPYTCPQCGKSFCQSGNLKVHMRIHTGKSYFTCQQCGKSFTRKANHDKHIRIHTGEKPYTCSPCGISFNLKENFTRHVRIHTGEKLYTCQHCGESFAQRENLTVHMRTHTGENPYLCPQCGKSFRQHRNLTVHMRIHTGKKPFTCEQCGKSFTRKLGLKRHMRIHNGESPYTCQFCGRSFTQKGTLNRHMGIHTGDKPFSCQVCRKTFTRKIGLERHIRIHTGEKPYKCSQCGKSFIQHGNLTVHMRIHNGENPFCCLQCGKSFNHKGSLNRHMRTHTGERPYVCLHCGKTFDQHGNLNVHMKIHTRAWQ, from the exons ATggtgtttattaaagaggagagtgaagagaTGAGGATTGAAGAAACATTCAGAGTGAAACaagaagatactgaggaacaaacag ACCTAATGGCATTGAAAGAGGAGGAAGAAGTACTTAATGAAATTGAAGAGGAAGATCAATATGAGGATCTTCAAAAGAAAGGAACTAGAGGTTATTTCGCTTGTTTCAGTCAACAAGAAAACTTTAAagtccacatgagaattcacactgggaAAACGCCTTACACATGCTCTCAGTGCGGAAAAAGTTTCACTCTTAATATAGGTCTTAAAAGGCACATGAGAATTCATACTGGTGAAAAGCCTTACacatgccctcagtgtggaaaaagcttctgtcaaagtggaaaccttaaagtccacatgagaatacacactggaaagagctatttcacctgccaacagtgtgggaAAAGTTTCACTCGTAAAGCAAATCATGACAAACACAtaagaattcacactggagaaaagccttaCACCTGCTCTCCGTGTGGAATAAGTTTCAATCTGAAAGAAAACTTTACCAGGCATGTGAGAATTCACACAGGAGAAAAGCTTTACACATGCCAACACTGTGGAGAGAGTTTTGCTCAACGTGAAAACCTTACTGTTCACATGAGAACTCACACCGGAGAGAATCCTTACTtatgccctcagtgtggaaaaagtttccGTCAACATAGAAACCTTACAGTCCATATGAGAATCCACACTGGAAAAAAGCCTTTCACTTGTgaacagtgtggaaaaagtttcacTCGTAAATTAGGTCTTAAAAGGCACATGAGAATACACAATGGAGAAAGTCCCTACACCTGCCAGTTTTGTGGAAGGAGTTTCACTCAAAAAGGAACCCTTAACAGGCACATGGGAATTCACACTGGGGATAAGCCTTTTTCCTGCCAAGTGTGCAGAAAAACTTTCACTCGTAAAATAGGTCTTGAAAGGCACAttagaattcacactggagaaaagccttaTAAATGCTCtcaatgtggaaaaagttttaTTCAACATGGAAACCTGACAGTCCACATGAGAATACACAATGGAGAGAATCCCTTCTGCTGCCTacaatgtggaaaaagtttcaatcATAAAGGAAGCCTTAACAGGCACATGAGaactcacactggagagaggccTTACGTATGCCTTCATTGTGGAAAGACTTTCGATCAACATGGAAACCTTAATGTCCATATGAAAATTCACACTAGGGCCTggcaataa